In one Spirosoma rigui genomic region, the following are encoded:
- a CDS encoding glycosyltransferase family protein, with product MNAPVLLFAYKRPVELKATLEALQANHLAPESDLYIFVDAPKKPADAAGVAQVHQLLDGVTGFKNIYRDYAKTNIGCADSIIRGISYILDRFPSAIIVEDDLITSPNFLDYMNQCLRQYEKDKNVYSISGYTFPFKQPADYAFETYFIPRHSPWGWATWADRWKSIDWEMSDYPTFERDQKQQKAFMQGGSDLVKMLRDQMEGRADAWDIRFCYNRFRANGISVYPAVSKVQNIGFGPEATHTNIYNRYKTHLDAGNKRVFNLAETPEITRYYHQQTLRKYSVPTRIFNKLKTYAGLR from the coding sequence ATGAATGCACCCGTACTGCTGTTTGCTTACAAGCGGCCAGTTGAACTGAAAGCAACGCTCGAAGCACTACAGGCCAATCACTTAGCGCCCGAAAGTGACCTGTACATTTTTGTCGACGCGCCTAAAAAGCCGGCCGACGCTGCTGGTGTTGCCCAGGTTCATCAGCTGCTCGACGGCGTAACCGGGTTCAAAAATATCTATCGCGATTATGCCAAGACCAACATAGGGTGTGCTGATTCGATCATACGGGGCATTTCGTATATTCTGGACCGTTTTCCGTCGGCAATCATTGTCGAAGATGATCTCATCACGTCGCCTAATTTTCTGGACTACATGAACCAGTGTCTGCGGCAGTACGAGAAGGACAAGAATGTCTACTCCATTTCCGGGTATACGTTCCCCTTCAAACAACCCGCGGACTATGCCTTTGAAACCTATTTCATTCCGCGCCACAGTCCATGGGGCTGGGCTACGTGGGCCGACCGTTGGAAATCGATCGACTGGGAAATGAGCGATTACCCCACCTTTGAGCGGGATCAGAAACAGCAGAAAGCCTTTATGCAGGGAGGCTCAGATCTGGTGAAGATGCTGCGTGACCAAATGGAAGGACGCGCCGATGCCTGGGACATCCGGTTTTGCTACAACCGCTTCAGGGCCAACGGAATTTCTGTCTATCCGGCCGTTTCGAAAGTACAGAATATTGGATTCGGGCCTGAGGCTACCCACACGAACATTTACAACCGCTACAAGACCCACCTGGACGCTGGAAACAAACGGGTTTTCAATCTCGCCGAAACGCCCGAAATAACCCGCTACTACCACCAGCAGACACTACGAAAGTACAGTGTCCCTACCCGAATATTCAATAAGCTAAAGACCTACGCGGGCCTTCGCTAA
- a CDS encoding NosD domain-containing protein — protein MLLAIRVTLSLLTIWLFARCEQPDVIPDVIVQRQDTMTIASLRAYRSNTLPSSILITDAGRAGVFTLVPGGSAADNMGTVLVTSTGKRYQREYTGPASAYWFGVEPSDTDIGPELQLAVNAANEVVIPKGNYTQLTTVRLRSGMSLKAQPGSVLITLPKTYVSLANAIDPSIFLRDVLIEGLSWNVTSQERGTFGTIYIDGPSVANLTVRQCSSTDEMAKDSTNWLTLKIPAGKTAETIVVQNNSVRAKRMGCEIFNHDNHSIYAGKRINVSNNFFHDCHFGISISGTLEGITVASNLVKDCSLFGIEIAGAARSVALVDNQFEGQFDKFLEGSNDGDGNGSVIGGMLISGNRTVGKCQGGVQLFNAGAVNFTKNNFNMSGILEIGHSTKGGMFTENILETSAEKAVICDNSPNNTFNSNRISNETSRANQATFMAYGSSSTGNILINNKLVKGLGGKYYEGVQGGQINASANFDGLGNILQSGVALD, from the coding sequence ATGTTACTAGCCATACGCGTGACGTTATCATTGCTAACCATCTGGCTGTTTGCGCGTTGCGAGCAACCCGATGTCATACCCGACGTTATCGTACAGCGCCAGGACACGATGACGATTGCCAGCCTGCGGGCGTATCGATCCAACACCCTGCCCAGCAGTATTCTAATCACAGATGCGGGGCGGGCGGGTGTCTTTACCCTGGTGCCGGGTGGCTCAGCCGCCGACAATATGGGTACGGTCCTGGTAACATCGACCGGTAAACGGTATCAGCGGGAGTACACGGGTCCGGCCAGTGCTTATTGGTTTGGCGTTGAACCCAGCGATACCGACATCGGTCCGGAGCTGCAGCTGGCGGTCAATGCCGCAAACGAGGTGGTCATTCCTAAAGGCAACTACACCCAGTTGACAACAGTGCGGCTCCGCAGCGGCATGTCGCTCAAAGCACAACCGGGCAGTGTATTGATTACGCTTCCCAAAACATACGTATCACTCGCCAACGCAATCGACCCATCCATTTTCCTAAGAGACGTACTGATCGAAGGCTTATCCTGGAACGTGACCTCGCAGGAACGGGGTACGTTCGGCACGATCTACATTGACGGTCCTTCGGTAGCCAATCTAACCGTGCGTCAGTGCAGCAGCACCGATGAAATGGCAAAGGATAGCACGAACTGGCTCACGCTGAAAATTCCCGCCGGTAAAACGGCAGAGACTATTGTGGTGCAGAACAATTCCGTTCGGGCCAAGCGAATGGGCTGCGAAATATTCAATCACGACAACCACAGCATTTACGCGGGTAAAAGGATCAACGTGAGCAACAACTTTTTTCACGACTGCCACTTCGGAATTTCCATATCGGGTACGCTCGAAGGTATAACGGTCGCGTCGAACCTGGTAAAAGACTGTAGCCTGTTCGGCATCGAGATCGCGGGGGCCGCCCGGAGCGTTGCTCTGGTCGATAACCAGTTTGAAGGCCAGTTCGACAAGTTCCTGGAAGGGTCCAACGATGGCGATGGCAACGGCTCAGTTATTGGGGGTATGCTCATTTCGGGTAACCGCACGGTTGGCAAGTGTCAGGGTGGCGTTCAGCTGTTCAATGCGGGCGCAGTCAATTTCACCAAAAACAACTTCAATATGTCGGGCATCCTGGAAATAGGGCACTCGACGAAGGGGGGAATGTTCACCGAAAATATTCTGGAAACCTCGGCGGAGAAAGCTGTCATCTGCGACAACTCGCCTAACAACACCTTTAATAGCAACCGTATTTCCAACGAAACCAGCCGGGCCAACCAAGCAACGTTTATGGCCTACGGTAGCAGCTCAACCGGCAACATACTAATCAATAACAAGCTGGTGAAGGGACTTGGCGGCAAGTACTACGAAGGTGTGCAGGGGGGACAGATCAATGCGTCGGCCAACTTCGACGGGCTGGGTAATATTCTCCAGTCCGGGGTAGCACTGGACTAG
- a CDS encoding polysaccharide biosynthesis/export family protein — protein MIKNNLKKHVSILFQSLAVLVWVLTGEACTSARKLVYFQGQSIGEDTIAIPEPYVPTIKKGDVLAIQVSSLNAEASVYFNPVSVAGSNNTANGTNPLASTPGYLVASDGTIKLPLIGQLPVVDQTTTQVADLIAVKLKNYLKEPTVNVRNQNFRISVLGEVARPALFTIPNEHISIPEALGLAGDLTIYGRRDNVLVIREEGGKRIFTRIDLTHRDAFRSPYYSLHPNDVVYVEPGKARVTSVDRSYQLAPVLIGILSLIAIIVTRQ, from the coding sequence ATGATAAAAAACAACCTAAAAAAACACGTTTCGATTTTGTTCCAGTCACTGGCCGTACTCGTATGGGTACTGACCGGGGAAGCATGTACATCAGCCAGGAAACTGGTTTATTTTCAGGGTCAATCCATCGGTGAAGACACAATTGCGATACCGGAGCCCTACGTACCAACCATCAAAAAAGGCGACGTACTGGCCATTCAGGTCAGCAGTCTCAACGCGGAGGCTTCGGTTTATTTCAACCCGGTTTCGGTTGCAGGCAGTAACAATACAGCCAACGGCACAAACCCTCTAGCCAGCACACCCGGCTATCTGGTAGCCAGCGATGGAACGATAAAGCTGCCGCTGATTGGTCAGCTACCCGTTGTTGACCAGACGACAACCCAGGTGGCAGACCTGATTGCCGTGAAACTGAAAAACTACCTGAAAGAGCCAACCGTCAATGTACGCAATCAGAATTTTCGGATTTCGGTCCTGGGCGAAGTAGCCCGGCCTGCCCTGTTTACCATCCCGAATGAACACATATCCATTCCGGAAGCGCTGGGGCTGGCGGGCGACCTGACTATTTACGGACGGCGCGACAACGTACTGGTCATTCGGGAAGAAGGCGGCAAGCGCATTTTCACCAGGATCGACCTCACACACCGGGACGCGTTCCGGTCGCCCTATTACTCGCTACACCCCAATGATGTCGTTTATGTCGAACCCGGGAAAGCCCGCGTCACTAGTGTGGACCGAAGCTACCAGCTGGCCCCTGTCCTGATTGGTATTCTGTCGCTTATCGCCATCATCGTAACCCGTCAGTAA
- a CDS encoding GumC family protein, which translates to MSAKSNPSNYSYVPYQVVNSSDTSVRVHLAPYLRSWPLYVLSIGLALAAAYVYLRYKQPIYRIQASLLLQDEKKGNVQASPLKELDTYAPKKVVENELEVLHSKTLMGRVVENLHLENKYFKNTSFGKREIYTESPVLLLAESPTENLYKKPLSLSFVSGQAVQINDQTYPLNQSIQTPYGKLRVLTRRPVSDTTAPVIVQAMPRTAAVGSYLSSLKAEPTSKTSTVIYLTIEDAVPQKGEAILNDLIKEYNQAAIVDKNKVASNTLRFVQDRLNIVSGELASVEKRVESYKSTQGITDLSAQSQTLLQKTTQNDAQLNQVTIQLATLNDLQNFVNSQADKRGGTPATIGLSDQVLLGQIDKLSQLQLERDNISETTSEDNPLLQSLDKQIKATKRNVSQNIESMKAMLISSRQQYEAKNAKMEGDIRSIPQQERALLDITRQQSIKNNLYTYLLQKREEMAVSFAAAIADSRTIDAAQSSDAPVKPVGMVFYALFGLVGLLVPTAAIASKGALNTRVMRRGDVEDVTKVPILGEVMHKRQREALIVAPNNRSVIAEQIRTIRTNLHIGSNETNSRVLLFTSSMSGEGKSFVSLNLGASLAMLKQPTVILEMDMRMPRLHQVFDVDNTIGLSDYLNDEVRLDEILKPVPGYPNYFIIPSGPLPPDPSELLSGPQLKRLIDELRERFTTIIIDAPPIGIVTDAQIIAPHADATLFVIRHGFTHKHSLKILDTLHREQRFQNLSIILNAVGGSDAYHFSSRYKNSYSYR; encoded by the coding sequence ATGAGTGCAAAATCTAACCCATCAAATTATTCCTACGTGCCCTATCAGGTCGTCAATTCATCGGACACCAGTGTCCGGGTGCATCTGGCTCCTTATCTCCGTAGCTGGCCCTTGTATGTACTGTCAATTGGGCTGGCTTTGGCCGCGGCATACGTGTATTTACGCTACAAACAGCCCATCTACCGGATTCAGGCCAGCTTGCTGCTTCAGGATGAAAAGAAAGGCAATGTGCAGGCCAGTCCTCTGAAAGAACTCGATACCTATGCACCCAAAAAAGTGGTTGAAAACGAGCTGGAAGTACTCCACTCCAAAACACTGATGGGCCGGGTGGTCGAGAATCTCCACCTCGAGAATAAGTACTTCAAGAATACTTCGTTTGGCAAGCGGGAAATCTACACCGAATCGCCGGTGCTGCTGCTCGCCGAATCGCCCACCGAAAACCTGTACAAAAAGCCACTGTCGCTGTCGTTCGTAAGCGGACAGGCCGTGCAGATAAACGACCAGACGTATCCGCTCAACCAGAGTATCCAGACGCCCTACGGCAAACTGCGGGTGCTGACCCGCCGGCCAGTGAGCGACACGACCGCGCCCGTTATTGTGCAGGCTATGCCACGCACGGCAGCTGTTGGCAGTTACCTGAGCAGCCTGAAGGCGGAACCAACCAGCAAAACATCGACCGTCATTTACCTGACCATCGAAGATGCCGTTCCGCAGAAAGGGGAAGCCATCCTCAATGACCTCATCAAGGAGTATAATCAGGCCGCCATTGTCGACAAGAACAAAGTGGCATCAAACACCCTGCGCTTCGTTCAGGACCGGCTGAACATCGTTTCAGGCGAACTGGCGTCGGTCGAAAAACGGGTTGAGTCCTACAAGTCAACACAGGGAATAACCGACCTGAGCGCCCAGTCGCAGACCCTGCTGCAAAAGACAACGCAGAATGATGCACAGCTCAACCAGGTGACGATCCAGCTGGCCACACTGAACGATCTGCAGAACTTCGTCAACAGCCAGGCCGACAAACGGGGCGGTACGCCCGCTACGATTGGCCTGAGTGATCAGGTCCTGCTGGGTCAGATCGATAAATTATCTCAGCTGCAACTGGAACGCGACAACATATCGGAAACAACATCCGAAGATAACCCGCTCCTGCAATCGCTCGATAAGCAGATCAAAGCCACCAAGCGCAACGTCAGCCAGAACATCGAATCGATGAAGGCAATGCTGATCAGCTCACGCCAGCAGTACGAAGCCAAGAACGCCAAAATGGAAGGGGACATCCGTTCAATCCCCCAGCAGGAGCGGGCGTTGCTGGATATTACCCGGCAGCAGAGCATCAAAAACAACCTCTACACCTACCTGCTGCAGAAACGGGAGGAGATGGCGGTTTCCTTTGCCGCAGCCATTGCCGACAGCCGCACCATCGATGCGGCTCAGAGTTCTGACGCACCGGTTAAGCCGGTTGGTATGGTGTTCTACGCCCTTTTCGGACTGGTCGGCTTACTAGTACCTACGGCGGCCATTGCCAGCAAAGGAGCGCTCAACACCCGGGTAATGCGCCGGGGCGATGTTGAAGATGTCACGAAGGTCCCCATTCTGGGCGAAGTGATGCACAAACGCCAGCGGGAAGCACTGATCGTAGCCCCGAACAACCGGTCGGTCATTGCCGAGCAGATCCGGACAATCCGGACGAACCTACACATCGGCAGCAATGAGACCAACAGCCGCGTTCTGCTCTTCACGTCCAGCATGAGCGGAGAAGGCAAGTCGTTCGTATCGCTCAATCTGGGGGCCAGCCTGGCTATGTTGAAGCAGCCAACCGTGATCCTGGAAATGGATATGCGCATGCCGCGGCTTCACCAGGTATTCGATGTCGACAACACCATTGGACTGAGTGATTACCTCAATGACGAAGTCAGGCTGGATGAGATCCTGAAGCCGGTGCCCGGCTATCCAAACTACTTTATCATTCCCAGCGGTCCGTTGCCCCCCGATCCGTCGGAACTGTTGAGCGGACCTCAGCTCAAGCGGCTGATCGACGAACTACGGGAGCGATTCACCACGATCATCATCGACGCTCCGCCGATTGGTATCGTAACCGACGCGCAGATCATTGCTCCCCATGCCGATGCCACCCTGTTTGTGATCCGGCACGGCTTCACCCACAAGCACAGCCTCAAGATTCTGGATACGCTGCATCGGGAGCAACGCTTCCAAAACCTCAGCATCATCCTTAATGCCGTGGGTGGCAGCGATGCCTACCACTTCAGCAGCCGCTACAAGAACAGCTATTCATACCGGTAA
- a CDS encoding sugar transferase, translating into MQAFSNPETVGAYKALDQETAYAAHTNEVTFNLVKKRLFDISVSLLVSITLLIWLIPLFGLLIKLTSRGPIIYVQTRSGRRGKTFNCLKFRTMSYDVNAEFRQATSNDKRITRVGRFLRRTNLDELPQFLNVLVGHMSVVGPRPHPLPLDSKYWVAIPGYKDRYTVKPGITGLAQARGARGETDELYKMVHRVRYDHLYIRRKSLRLDAMICWWTVQSAMRGNKGAW; encoded by the coding sequence ATGCAGGCTTTCTCCAATCCAGAAACTGTTGGGGCTTACAAAGCTTTGGACCAGGAAACAGCGTATGCAGCGCACACGAATGAAGTAACGTTCAACCTGGTCAAGAAGCGGCTTTTTGATATTTCAGTGTCCCTACTGGTTTCGATCACTTTACTCATTTGGCTCATTCCTCTATTTGGTCTATTGATTAAACTGACTTCAAGAGGACCCATCATTTACGTTCAGACGCGTTCCGGCCGCCGGGGCAAAACCTTTAATTGCCTCAAGTTCAGAACCATGTCGTACGACGTCAATGCCGAGTTCAGGCAGGCTACCAGCAACGACAAACGCATTACTCGGGTTGGCCGATTTCTGCGCCGTACGAACCTCGACGAGCTTCCCCAATTCCTAAATGTATTGGTGGGGCACATGAGCGTAGTTGGTCCCCGACCTCATCCCCTGCCGCTCGACAGTAAGTACTGGGTCGCCATTCCCGGCTACAAAGACCGCTACACCGTCAAACCGGGTATAACCGGTCTGGCGCAGGCCCGGGGTGCCCGGGGCGAAACAGACGAACTCTACAAGATGGTCCACCGGGTGCGCTACGACCATTTATACATCCGTCGTAAATCGCTCCGGCTCGATGCAATGATCTGCTGGTGGACCGTTCAATCGGCCATGCGCGGCAACAAAGGGGCTTGGTAA
- a CDS encoding WecB/TagA/CpsF family glycosyltransferase yields MIKVLDVNLYDTGLENAVAETIRDCHTGLPRQNHCVSATGAHGLVTAVKEPNFKTVLDSFHWNLPDGMPGVWIGRWKGARQMTRCYGPDFFKLVMSQSAQQPIRHFFCGGQPGVAEELKASVGAKFGNYQVAGTFCPPFREMSDDEFRDLAQTINNAGVNIVWIGLSTPKQERFARRLAQWVNVHFIVTVGAAFDFHTDRVVQAPSWMQRLSLEWFFRLMVEPKRLYKRYLEVVPLFIYLNLKEVFSPVKQSTQV; encoded by the coding sequence ATGATTAAAGTATTAGACGTCAACCTCTACGATACAGGACTGGAAAACGCGGTAGCCGAAACAATCCGCGACTGCCATACGGGACTCCCCCGGCAAAACCATTGTGTCAGCGCAACGGGCGCCCACGGGCTCGTGACCGCCGTTAAAGAGCCCAACTTCAAAACCGTGCTGGACTCGTTTCACTGGAATCTGCCGGACGGGATGCCGGGTGTCTGGATCGGCCGGTGGAAAGGCGCGCGCCAGATGACCCGCTGCTACGGTCCCGATTTTTTCAAACTGGTCATGAGTCAAAGTGCCCAGCAGCCCATCCGCCACTTTTTCTGCGGAGGACAACCCGGCGTTGCCGAGGAGTTGAAGGCCAGCGTGGGGGCCAAATTCGGCAACTACCAGGTCGCCGGTACGTTCTGCCCCCCCTTTCGCGAGATGTCTGATGATGAATTCCGCGATCTGGCCCAGACAATCAATAATGCCGGTGTCAACATCGTCTGGATTGGGTTGAGCACGCCCAAACAGGAACGGTTTGCCCGCCGTCTTGCCCAGTGGGTCAATGTTCATTTCATCGTCACCGTCGGAGCTGCTTTCGACTTCCATACCGACCGTGTCGTGCAGGCTCCCAGTTGGATGCAACGGCTCTCCCTGGAATGGTTCTTCCGCCTGATGGTGGAGCCCAAGCGACTCTACAAGAGGTACCTGGAAGTGGTACCCCTGTTCATTTACCTCAATTTGAAAGAAGTTTTTTCACCTGTTAAACAATCAACTCAAGTATGA
- a CDS encoding NAD-dependent epimerase/dehydratase family protein has translation MKKALVCGAGGFIGGHLVNRLKTEGYWVRGVDVKANEYGNDNADDFVIGDLRDPAVADRVVTEDIDEIYQLAADMGGAGFVFTGTNDAGIMHNSVLCNLNVLEAAKNKGVQKIFYSSSACIYPEYNQMDPNNPKCSEESAYPAAPDSEYGWEKLFSERLFLAYQKNHGIDVRVARFHNIFGPQGTWEGGREKAPAAVCRKVAMANDGESIEIWGDGKQTRSFLIVDECVEGIRRLMNSDFSGPVNIGSEEMISLNDFAKMVIDISGKNLSINNIPGPLGVRGRNSDNHLIAEKLGWAPSTPLRDGVTKTYQWITEQVQAKVEEPVEA, from the coding sequence ATGAAAAAGGCGCTCGTGTGTGGTGCTGGTGGCTTCATTGGTGGTCACCTTGTCAATCGACTCAAGACAGAAGGGTACTGGGTACGCGGAGTCGATGTAAAAGCGAACGAATACGGTAATGACAACGCCGATGATTTCGTCATCGGTGACCTGCGCGACCCGGCCGTTGCCGATCGTGTCGTAACCGAAGACATCGACGAGATTTATCAGCTGGCGGCCGATATGGGCGGAGCGGGCTTTGTGTTCACGGGCACCAACGATGCCGGTATTATGCACAACTCAGTGCTGTGTAACCTGAACGTACTGGAAGCGGCAAAGAATAAAGGTGTGCAAAAAATCTTCTATTCGTCTTCAGCCTGTATCTATCCTGAATATAACCAGATGGACCCCAACAACCCGAAATGTTCGGAAGAGTCGGCCTACCCGGCAGCACCCGACAGCGAGTATGGCTGGGAAAAACTATTCTCCGAGCGGCTGTTCCTGGCCTATCAGAAAAACCACGGTATCGACGTGCGGGTAGCCCGGTTCCACAACATCTTCGGACCGCAGGGTACCTGGGAAGGCGGACGGGAGAAAGCACCCGCTGCCGTTTGCCGCAAAGTAGCGATGGCCAACGACGGTGAGTCGATCGAGATCTGGGGCGACGGCAAGCAAACCCGTTCATTTCTCATTGTTGATGAATGTGTCGAGGGTATTCGTCGCCTGATGAACTCCGACTTCAGCGGCCCGGTCAACATCGGTTCCGAAGAGATGATTTCGCTCAATGATTTCGCCAAAATGGTTATCGACATTTCCGGCAAAAATCTGTCGATCAACAATATTCCGGGTCCGCTGGGCGTCCGGGGACGGAATTCGGATAACCACCTGATTGCCGAAAAACTTGGTTGGGCACCCTCGACACCCTTGCGCGATGGCGTGACCAAAACCTACCAGTGGATCACGGAACAGGTTCAGGCAAAAGTGGAAGAACCAGTCGAAGCATGA
- a CDS encoding cupin domain-containing protein, whose product MTAKITASLAQLAPELTAHAQGSKQVFLRNGDTPTNVTQVAYGVFTTSDYCEMHTHATMEECFFFLKGTGTYVVDEHIIDLTGGVFVRIPAGVPHRLQATGSEPLEYVYFGVATE is encoded by the coding sequence ATGACGGCTAAAATTACGGCGTCCCTGGCGCAGCTGGCCCCCGAACTGACGGCTCATGCGCAGGGATCGAAGCAGGTGTTCCTGCGCAATGGTGACACGCCGACCAACGTAACGCAGGTTGCGTACGGCGTGTTCACCACCTCTGATTACTGCGAGATGCATACCCACGCTACCATGGAAGAATGCTTTTTCTTCCTTAAAGGAACGGGTACATACGTCGTGGATGAGCACATAATTGACTTGACAGGTGGAGTTTTTGTACGTATTCCAGCGGGCGTTCCGCACCGGCTCCAGGCCACCGGGTCCGAACCACTGGAGTACGTATACTTTGGCGTAGCGACCGAATAG
- a CDS encoding oligosaccharide flippase family protein — translation MNTVSDSPVATKATVSKATMKRFAINVASLFSVHVANMLLPLLTVPYVVRIIGPDRLGLLNFSMAYVAYFTLLINYGFEMAAVRAIAADRENKALVNKVFSEVLTGKAILFGVSTVVFGCVTFINPAFREHLWLHLSTYLSCVGVVLFPIWLFQAMEDLSRVALFNLIVKVLFTLAVFLLIRQPDDYIYQNLAISVAQVVVSVVALSTALRRFGVTFTLPTVAAMTERLRADSTLFFSSVMITLYAGSATFLLGLFSTPYNVGIFSAGTRIESIARAFVALALNQAFFPIVANAFGKGREAGLKVVQTTFFPLFIGMIFVSAGLWLIAPVFINLLYGPGFKDAVQVLRIVALLPITIGISNLLGIHTMLNLRMDRAFFVITAIGSVIGLLLNVLLIKQMGYLGAAYAWVAAEAYITLTMYGYLRYKGIQIVRSDALREAITFSRTRLTTLFK, via the coding sequence ATGAATACAGTTAGTGACAGTCCGGTTGCCACCAAAGCAACGGTATCCAAAGCAACGATGAAGCGATTCGCGATCAACGTGGCCTCGCTCTTCAGCGTCCACGTAGCGAATATGCTGTTACCATTGCTGACGGTACCTTACGTTGTCCGCATCATTGGGCCGGACCGGTTGGGTCTGCTCAATTTTTCGATGGCTTATGTGGCCTACTTTACCCTGCTGATCAATTACGGATTCGAGATGGCAGCCGTCCGCGCCATTGCCGCCGACCGGGAGAACAAAGCGCTGGTGAACAAAGTGTTCAGCGAAGTGCTCACCGGTAAGGCAATCCTCTTTGGGGTGTCAACGGTTGTTTTCGGTTGTGTCACGTTCATCAACCCGGCATTCAGAGAGCATCTGTGGCTGCACCTAAGTACCTACCTGAGCTGCGTTGGCGTGGTGCTGTTTCCCATCTGGCTGTTCCAGGCAATGGAAGACCTGAGCCGCGTGGCCCTGTTCAACCTGATCGTGAAGGTACTTTTTACGCTGGCGGTGTTTCTGCTGATCCGGCAGCCGGACGATTACATCTACCAGAACCTGGCCATCAGTGTAGCGCAGGTGGTGGTGAGCGTGGTAGCGCTGTCGACAGCCTTACGCCGATTCGGGGTAACGTTTACCCTGCCAACGGTAGCGGCTATGACCGAGCGCTTACGGGCCGACAGTACGCTTTTTTTCTCATCGGTCATGATCACCCTCTATGCTGGTTCGGCTACGTTCCTGCTGGGTCTGTTCAGTACCCCCTACAATGTCGGCATATTTTCGGCGGGTACCCGTATCGAAAGTATTGCGCGGGCATTTGTGGCGCTGGCTCTGAATCAGGCGTTTTTCCCCATCGTCGCCAACGCCTTCGGAAAGGGCCGGGAAGCGGGATTGAAGGTGGTACAAACCACTTTTTTCCCCCTGTTCATCGGCATGATCTTCGTGTCGGCAGGGCTCTGGCTGATTGCGCCCGTTTTTATTAACCTCCTCTACGGCCCAGGCTTCAAAGATGCCGTTCAGGTACTGCGGATCGTGGCGCTACTACCCATCACCATTGGTATCAGCAACCTCCTGGGTATTCACACGATGCTCAACCTGCGGATGGACCGGGCCTTCTTTGTGATTACAGCCATCGGCTCTGTCATTGGCCTGTTACTAAACGTTCTGCTGATCAAGCAAATGGGCTACCTCGGGGCGGCCTACGCGTGGGTAGCGGCTGAGGCCTACATCACGCTGACGATGTATGGGTACCTGCGCTACAAAGGCATCCAAATTGTCCGCTCAGACGCCCTACGCGAAGCCATCACTTTCAGCCGTACCCGGTTGACAACCCTATTCAAATGA
- a CDS encoding glycosyltransferase family 2 protein — protein sequence MKRTETVSAVVVTYNRLEDLKKCIASLQQQTWPLNKIIVINNGSTDGTGDWLASQPALMVVEQANLGGAGGFATGIDTAFKAGYDWLWCMDDDCLAAPDALEALMAAPNLGPCIKNAMSVSVKDHSELAFYVERPNRTYRKVTDMTQFDMVHGVASFFNGTLISAEVVRAIGLPDKKLFIWGDEVEYMTRAIRMGYPVMTIPRSVFYHPPSFDRNGIPWPGAWKQYYAVRNQRRVFQNIHGDKYGVMVFMRWSLKEILDQAVSKRKNRLYNFLIYGEAAVDSLFNNFGKRPDSILTVKLYRMMNK from the coding sequence ATGAAACGAACAGAGACCGTAAGTGCCGTAGTTGTAACCTATAACCGGCTCGAAGATCTGAAGAAATGCATTGCCAGCCTGCAGCAGCAAACCTGGCCTCTCAATAAGATCATTGTCATTAACAATGGCAGCACGGATGGAACCGGCGATTGGCTGGCCAGTCAGCCAGCGTTGATGGTTGTTGAACAGGCGAATCTGGGCGGTGCGGGTGGCTTTGCAACAGGCATCGACACGGCCTTCAAGGCTGGCTACGACTGGCTCTGGTGCATGGACGACGACTGTCTGGCTGCTCCCGACGCCTTGGAAGCCCTTATGGCCGCCCCCAACTTGGGGCCGTGCATTAAAAACGCCATGTCGGTGAGCGTCAAGGACCACAGCGAACTGGCGTTCTACGTCGAGCGACCCAACAGGACCTACCGAAAAGTAACCGATATGACCCAGTTCGACATGGTACACGGAGTGGCCTCGTTTTTCAACGGAACCCTCATCAGTGCCGAAGTGGTACGTGCCATCGGGTTGCCCGACAAAAAGCTGTTCATCTGGGGCGATGAGGTTGAGTACATGACCCGTGCCATCCGGATGGGGTATCCGGTAATGACCATACCCCGTTCAGTATTTTACCACCCCCCATCCTTCGACCGGAATGGGATTCCCTGGCCCGGTGCCTGGAAACAGTACTATGCCGTCCGGAACCAGCGTCGTGTGTTCCAGAATATCCACGGCGACAAATACGGCGTGATGGTTTTCATGCGCTGGTCCCTGAAAGAAATACTGGACCAGGCGGTGTCCAAACGAAAAAACAGGCTCTACAATTTCCTCATCTACGGTGAGGCCGCCGTAGATAGCCTCTTCAATAACTTCGGTAAGCGGCCAGATTCCATTCTGACCGTCAAGCTCTACCGGATGATGAATAAATAA